Proteins co-encoded in one alpha proteobacterium HIMB5 genomic window:
- a CDS encoding Outer membrane lipoprotein carrier protein LolA (PFAM: Outer membrane lipoprotein carrier protein LolA) produces the protein MKKYFSLIIFFFQIIPADASIKIDVINKLKKTENISFNFIQKINEKTEKGSCTILYPKKIFCEYFDKKGKILVSNGKSLVIKIKNTGAYYFYPLERTPLNLVLDKEFLISKIEQLDASQEDKNIIRFQIIENNQKINIFFDKKTKNLNGWEITDIYQNKNLTTISNILENQILNEKLFLLPKRTD, from the coding sequence ATGAAAAAGTATTTTTCTTTAATCATTTTTTTTTTTCAAATTATACCTGCAGATGCCTCTATTAAAATTGATGTTATAAATAAACTTAAAAAAACTGAAAATATAAGCTTTAATTTTATTCAAAAAATTAATGAGAAAACTGAAAAAGGTAGTTGCACAATTTTGTATCCAAAAAAAATTTTTTGTGAGTATTTTGATAAAAAAGGAAAAATACTTGTTTCAAATGGCAAATCGTTAGTTATTAAAATTAAAAATACAGGTGCATATTATTTCTATCCATTAGAAAGAACTCCCCTTAATTTGGTGTTAGATAAAGAATTTTTAATTAGCAAAATAGAACAGCTTGATGCTAGCCAGGAAGATAAAAATATTATACGATTTCAAATAATTGAGAATAATCAAAAAATAAATATTTTTTTTGATAAAAAAACGAAAAATCTAAATGGTTGGGAAATTACTGATATCTATCAAAACAAAAATTTAACAACTATTTCAAATATTCTAGAAAATCAGATTTTAAATGAAAAACTATTTTTATTACCAAAGAGAACAGACTAA
- a CDS encoding FtsK/SpoIIIE family protein,FtsK family protein (PFAM: Ftsk gamma domain; FtsK/SpoIIIE family), with the protein MDIKNLANTFISFTTRRLLEIFGIVFILLGILLLIALLSYSPNDPNFIFPSTTKINNLLGFQGSFTSDLLFQAFGVISYLIPLTLIFTGINIFKLKQIFFSVENIFFGILYIIFGSIFFNLFYNEAFEFYINGNGGFVGEFLSNSFLGKIFLMYENISFYILIFLIFSFFLLSINFKLNSFLQIIKKIYLYIFSKGQKNYTNKSEIIEEYIPQDQIKNLIQEDLPFIKENKNDMGNKQKYILPELKLLKIPSKSERNETNKNQNYDSEFLEKILLDFGVSGKIKKSSQGPVVTLNEFEPAAGVKVSKIINLSDDIARNTSSESARISTIPGSSTIGIELPNPSRENVYLSEILDNSDFKKKDIKLPIALGKSISGTPLIGDLSTMPHLLIAGTTGSGKSVCINTIILSLLYRHSPDKCKFILIDPKMLELSTYEGLPHLLCPVITEAKKAASVLGWVVKEMESRYRLMTKENVRNIDGYNAKHKLPMPYIVVVVDEMSDLMLVAGKEIENYIQKLSQMARAAGIHIIMATQRPSVDVITGTIKANFPTRISFQVTSKIDSRTILGEQGAEQLLGKGDMLYMSSANRIVRIHAPFVSENEIEKINNFIRSQAEPDYVDEILNFADEKDSGSVQNTGDKDELYQSAIEIVKSEGKASTSFLQRKLQIGYNRAARIMDMMEADGIVSKANHVGKRDVL; encoded by the coding sequence ATGGATATAAAAAACTTAGCAAATACATTTATTAGTTTTACCACAAGAAGATTATTAGAAATTTTTGGTATTGTTTTTATTTTATTAGGGATTTTGTTATTAATTGCTCTGCTATCTTATTCACCAAATGATCCAAATTTTATTTTTCCAAGTACAACTAAAATAAATAATTTGCTTGGTTTTCAAGGAAGTTTTACATCAGACTTATTATTTCAAGCTTTTGGGGTTATTTCCTACTTAATTCCATTAACTTTAATTTTTACTGGTATAAATATTTTTAAATTAAAACAAATTTTTTTTTCTGTCGAAAATATATTTTTTGGAATACTTTATATTATTTTTGGCTCAATCTTTTTTAACTTATTTTACAATGAAGCGTTTGAATTCTACATTAATGGTAATGGTGGATTTGTGGGGGAATTTTTATCTAATTCTTTTTTAGGTAAAATTTTTTTAATGTATGAAAATATCTCATTCTATATTCTAATATTTTTAATTTTTTCGTTTTTTTTATTAAGTATCAATTTCAAATTGAATTCGTTTTTACAAATCATTAAAAAAATTTACTTATATATTTTCTCAAAAGGACAGAAAAATTATACTAATAAGAGTGAAATTATAGAAGAATACATTCCCCAAGATCAAATTAAAAATCTTATACAAGAAGATTTACCTTTTATAAAAGAAAATAAAAATGACATGGGAAACAAACAAAAATATATATTGCCTGAATTAAAACTACTAAAAATTCCGTCAAAATCAGAGAGAAATGAAACGAATAAAAATCAAAATTATGATTCTGAGTTTTTAGAAAAAATACTTTTAGATTTTGGTGTCAGTGGTAAAATTAAAAAATCAAGTCAAGGTCCAGTCGTAACATTAAACGAATTTGAACCTGCTGCAGGTGTAAAGGTCTCAAAAATTATTAATCTATCAGATGATATTGCAAGAAATACCAGCTCTGAGTCAGCTAGAATTTCGACCATTCCCGGGAGTAGCACAATTGGTATTGAGCTTCCTAATCCTAGTAGAGAAAATGTTTATCTAAGTGAAATTTTGGATAATTCTGATTTTAAAAAAAAAGATATTAAATTACCTATTGCTTTAGGAAAAAGTATATCAGGAACTCCTTTAATAGGAGATTTATCAACCATGCCTCACTTGTTAATCGCTGGTACTACTGGTTCGGGAAAATCTGTTTGCATAAATACAATTATTCTTTCCCTTCTCTATCGCCATTCTCCTGACAAATGTAAATTTATTTTAATTGATCCAAAAATGTTAGAACTTTCAACATATGAAGGTTTGCCTCATTTATTATGTCCTGTGATTACTGAAGCTAAAAAAGCAGCATCTGTATTGGGTTGGGTCGTAAAAGAGATGGAGAGTAGGTACAGACTAATGACTAAAGAAAATGTTAGAAACATTGATGGTTATAATGCAAAACACAAACTGCCTATGCCATACATAGTTGTAGTTGTTGATGAAATGTCAGATCTAATGTTGGTTGCTGGAAAAGAAATAGAAAATTATATTCAAAAATTATCACAAATGGCAAGAGCGGCGGGTATTCATATCATAATGGCAACTCAAAGACCAAGTGTTGATGTAATTACTGGAACTATAAAGGCTAATTTTCCTACAAGGATTTCTTTTCAAGTAACTTCTAAAATTGATAGCAGAACAATTCTTGGGGAACAAGGAGCTGAACAACTGCTAGGAAAAGGTGACATGCTATATATGTCGTCAGCTAATAGAATAGTTAGAATTCATGCTCCTTTTGTTTCTGAAAATGAAATTGAAAAAATAAACAACTTTATAAGATCTCAAGCAGAGCCTGATTATGTTGACGAAATTCTGAATTTTGCTGATGAAAAGGATTCAGGAAGTGTTCAGAATACTGGTGATAAGGATGAATTATATCAATCTGCAATAGAAATAGTGAAGAGTGAAGGCAAAGCATCAACTTCATTTCTTCAGAGAAAACTTCAAATTGGTTATAACCGTGCCGCAAGAATAATGGATATGATGGAAGCTGATGGAATTGTTAGTAAGGCGAACCATGTTGGAAAAAGAGATGTTCTTTAA
- a CDS encoding ATP-dependent protease La/Lon family protein (PFAM: ATP-dependent protease La (LON) domain) gives MSSSELPKIIPVFPLSNFIIFPKTAVPLNIFEPRYIEMVNDSMKSNKLIGMIQPKKSKNVDNLVPELHDVGCLGKIVSFRETEDKRFLIELRGLIRFEVLTEIHSGKNYRECEVKYNDFENDLLDKKEDLKFSDLELIFKDLKSLFEKRGFIINWKALEKQSLDETINALAMASPFSLEEKQILLEAKDLQQRKTKISEILTTYSYDDFNNTTIQ, from the coding sequence ATGTCATCTTCTGAACTACCAAAAATTATACCTGTTTTTCCCCTAAGTAATTTTATCATTTTTCCAAAGACTGCAGTTCCACTAAATATCTTTGAACCTAGGTATATCGAAATGGTAAATGATAGTATGAAATCCAATAAACTAATTGGAATGATCCAACCAAAAAAATCTAAAAATGTTGATAATCTAGTTCCAGAACTTCATGACGTTGGTTGTCTTGGGAAGATTGTAAGTTTTAGAGAAACAGAGGATAAGCGTTTTTTAATAGAACTAAGAGGATTAATAAGATTTGAAGTTTTAACTGAAATACATAGTGGAAAAAATTATAGAGAGTGTGAAGTCAAATATAATGATTTTGAAAATGATCTTTTAGATAAAAAAGAAGACCTTAAATTTTCTGATTTAGAATTAATTTTTAAGGACCTAAAGAGTTTATTTGAAAAAAGAGGCTTTATAATTAATTGGAAGGCTTTAGAAAAACAAAGCTTAGATGAAACTATTAATGCTTTAGCAATGGCGTCACCTTTTTCTCTAGAAGAAAAGCAAATTTTATTAGAGGCAAAAGATTTACAACAAAGAAAAACAAAAATTTCTGAAATATTGACCACTTATTCGTATGACGATTTCAACAACACCACAATTCAATAG
- a CDS encoding Pterin 4 alpha carbinolamine dehydratase (PFAM: Pterin 4 alpha carbinolamine dehydratase), with the protein MSDLLNKKCVPCEGGVLPFDISQIHKYQKKVDSWDVVKNTKEIYFLEKNFKFKNFIESQKFVNEVGKIAEIEGHHPDILYGWGYAKISITTHAIEGLSENDFILAAKIDKISNV; encoded by the coding sequence ATGAGTGATTTATTAAATAAAAAATGTGTTCCTTGTGAAGGTGGTGTTTTACCTTTTGATATTTCTCAAATTCATAAATATCAAAAAAAAGTTGATAGTTGGGATGTAGTCAAAAATACAAAGGAAATTTATTTTTTAGAAAAAAATTTTAAATTTAAAAATTTTATTGAAAGTCAAAAATTTGTAAACGAAGTGGGTAAAATAGCAGAGATAGAGGGACATCATCCAGATATTTTATATGGATGGGGATATGCTAAAATTTCAATTACCACTCATGCTATAGAGGGTTTGTCTGAAAACGATTTTATTCTTGCAGCAAAAATTGATAAAATTTCTAATGTCTGA
- a CDS encoding HIT domain protein (PFAM: HIT domain), giving the protein MTYDENNIFAKILRGEIPCNKIYEDDYVLSFHDINPQKKIHALVISKGKYIDLDDFSENASSEEMVGLLKGINTVAKKLGISVDTGKGYRALANINEHGGQEVPHLHFHLFGGERVGKMVE; this is encoded by the coding sequence ATGACATACGATGAAAATAATATTTTCGCAAAGATACTTAGAGGTGAGATTCCTTGTAACAAAATATATGAAGATGATTATGTTTTGTCATTTCACGATATTAATCCTCAAAAAAAAATTCATGCTTTAGTAATTTCAAAGGGCAAATATATAGATCTAGATGATTTTAGTGAAAATGCCTCTTCTGAAGAGATGGTTGGTTTATTAAAAGGAATAAACACAGTTGCAAAGAAACTTGGTATATCAGTAGATACAGGAAAAGGTTATAGAGCTTTAGCAAATATCAACGAACATGGTGGTCAGGAAGTACCACATCTTCATTTTCATTTATTTGGGGGTGAAAGAGTTGGTAAGATGGTAGAGTGA
- a CDS encoding phosphoribosyl-ATP diphosphatase (PFAM: Phosphoribosyl-ATP pyrophosphohydrolase~TIGRFAM: phosphoribosyl-ATP pyrophosphohydrolase) gives MLGTLENLFKLARERKENPVEGSYTNKLLSDTSLSKAKVIEEIDELIEAVEKNTNKIHEAADVFYHLTMYLEANGIKIEEVMGELEKRKK, from the coding sequence ATGCTTGGTACACTTGAAAACTTATTTAAATTAGCAAGAGAGAGAAAAGAAAATCCGGTTGAAGGATCTTACACAAATAAATTGTTATCAGATACCTCATTGAGCAAAGCAAAGGTCATTGAAGAAATTGATGAGTTAATAGAGGCTGTAGAAAAAAATACTAATAAAATTCATGAGGCAGCAGATGTTTTTTATCACTTAACAATGTATTTAGAAGCTAATGGTATAAAAATCGAAGAAGTGATGGGTGAATTGGAAAAAAGAAAAAAATGA